The Tachyglossus aculeatus isolate mTacAcu1 chromosome 7, mTacAcu1.pri, whole genome shotgun sequence genome includes a region encoding these proteins:
- the SLC45A3 gene encoding solute carrier family 45 member 3 encodes MASKVWLSRMLRHRKAQLLLVNALTFGLEVCLAAGITYVPPLLLEVGVEEKFMTMVLGIGPVLGLVSVPLLGSASDQWRGRYGRRRPFIWTLSLGVLLSLFLIPRAGRLAGLAGPGARSLELALLILGVGLLDFCGQVCFTPLEALLSDLFREPDHCRQAFSVYAFMISLGGCLGYLLPAIDWDASVLAPYLGSQEECLFGLLTLIFLACVLATFLVAEESAPGPAEAGEGLPGPAAPAGRRCCCPCGARPVALALRNLGALLPRLHRLCCRVPRALRRLFVAELCSWMALMSFTLFYTDFVGEGLYQGVPLAEPGTEARRRYDEGVRMGSLGLFLQCAISLLFSLGMDRLVQLFGTRAVYLASVASFPVAAGITCLSRSVAVVTVSAALTGFTFSALQILPYTLASLYHREKQVFLPKYKGDGSEDSPATSFLSGPKTGSPFPNGHPGAVGGLFPSPPGLCGGSPCDVSMRVVVGEPESGGLGRGICLDLAILDSSFLLSQVAPSLLMGSIVQLTQSVTAYMVSAAGLGLLAIYFATRVVFDKSDLARYPG; translated from the exons ATGGCCTCCAAGGTGTGGCTCAGCCGCATGCTCCGGCACCGCAAGGCCCAACTCCTGCTGGTCAACGCGCTGACTTTCGGCCTGGAGGTCTGCCTGGCGGCGGGCATCACCTACGTGCCTCCTCTGCTGCTGGAGGTGGGCGTGGAAGAGAAGTTTATGACCATGGTGCTGG GTATCGGCCCCGTGCTGGGCTTGGTCTCGGTGCCTCTCCTGGGCTCAGCCAGCGATCAGTGGCGGGGCCGCTACGGCCGGCGTCGGCCCTTCATCTGGACGCTGTCACTGGGCGTCCTGCTgagcctcttcctcatcccccgggccgggAGGCTGGCGGGACTGGCAGGGCCGGGGGCCCGCTCTCTGGAGCTGGCCCTGCTCATCCTGGGAGTGGGGCTGCTGGACTTCTGCGGCCAGGTGTGCTTCACCCCCCTGGAGGCCCTGCTCTCCGACCTGTTCCGCGAGCCGGACCACTGCCGCCAGGCCTTCTCCGTCTACGCCTTCATGATCAGCCTCGGTGGCTGCCTGGGCTACCTGCTCCCCGCCATCGACTGGGATGCCAGCGTCCTGGCCCCGTACCTGGGCAGCCAGGAGGAGTGCCTCTTCGGCCTGCTGACCCTCATCTTCCTCGCCTGCGTCCTGGCCACCTTCCTCGTGGCGGAGGAGTCGGCGCCGGGCCCGGCCGAGGCGGGCGAGGGGCTCCCGGGGCCCGCGGCTCCGGccggccgccgctgctgctgccctTGCGGGGCCCGGCCCGTGGCCCTGGCACTCCGGAATTTGGGGGCACTGCTGCCGCGGCTGCACCGGCTCTGTTGCCGGGTGCCCCGGGCCCTGCGCCGCCTCTTTGTGGCCGAGCTCTGCAGCTGGATGGCACTCATGAGCTTCACCCTCTTCTACACGGACTTTGTGGGCGAGGGGCTGTACCAGGGCGTGCCCCTGGCCGAGCCGGGCACCGAGGCCCGGCGCCGCTACGATGAGG GGGTGCGGATGGGCAGCCTGGGCCTATTCCTTCAGTGtgccatctccctcctcttctccctgggcATGGACCGGTTGGTCCAGCTCTTCGGCACACGGGCCGTCTACCTCGCCAGCGTGGCTTCCTTCCCCGTGGCTGCGGGCATCACCTGCCTGTCCCGCAGCGTGGCTGTGGTCACCGTCTCTGCCGCCCTCACCGGGTTCACCTTCTCCGCGCTGCAGATCCTGCCGTACACCTTGGCCTCCCTCTACCACCGGGAGAAGCAG GTGTTCCTGCCCAAATACAAAGGGGATGGCAGCGAGGACAGCCCAGCGACCAGCTTCCTGAGTGGCCCCAAGACCGGGAGTCCCTTCCCCAATGGACATCCCGGGGCTGTGGGCGGACTGTTCCCCTCGCCCCCGGGCCTGTGTGGAGGCTCCCCTTGCGACGTCTCCATGCGGGTGGTCGTGGGAGAGCCAGAGTCcggggggctgggccggggcatCTGCCTGGACCTGGCCATCCTGGACAGTtccttcctgctctcccaggTGGCTCCGTCCCTGCTCATGGGCTCCATTGTCCAGCTGACACAGTCGGTCACCGCCTACATGGTGTCCGCCGCCGGCCTCGGGCTGCTGGCCATTTATTTTGCCACCCGGGTGGTGTTTGACAAGAGCGACTTGGCCAGGTACCCAGGGTAg